The proteins below are encoded in one region of Triticum aestivum cultivar Chinese Spring chromosome 1B, IWGSC CS RefSeq v2.1, whole genome shotgun sequence:
- the LOC123091141 gene encoding uncharacterized protein, giving the protein MAGADPGEKPPPPPAAAPGGGDSSLLGAGGRSGSETGVRGLVVGADPPPQAQLRPTGRRAPHDRVTGEQEESRRPTPTASVTGQRVGDDAIPSTAALHAVTARFLANLPVVDQASSSAPVPARQPSTEAMPTASELLDVPKSKECLLDTRPGSEDALVYNSLLGDGSATSALAQVCRRASVSVPGMSESETGVRGLAAAPTPARLLPFQFLQARGFRYEWEEPVPGSSADPPFTQVRPRGDVGVIGDRRPRRGAADVLGLDSAATTTMVSRALGAQLERALQPHGAVVGRKGFVQPDRDRRLALASHGCHSRAPSPANNFVMISRADVDRGWAALQQAIIERDMLIRQNHDLATALQEAAGRTQGLQQECLLLRQELQRHQTQRGGVAGQHECWDCFSRPAAVVAVPCLHKCLCHRCYVKRHSCPFCGLCWLNS; this is encoded by the exons ATGGCGGGCGCGGATCCCGGCGaaaagccgccgcctcctcctgccgCGGCGCCCGGCGGCGGCGACTCCTCCCTTCTCGGTGCAG GCGGGCGGAGTGGTTCGGAGACGGGGGTTCGGGGGCTTGTGGTTGGGGCGGATCCTCCGCCGCAGGCGCAGCTGCGGCCGACGGGGAGGAGGGCGCCGCACGATCGCGTCACCGGCGAGCAGGAAGAATCGCGGCGCCCGACGCCGACGGCCTCGGTCACGGGACAGCGCGTGGGCGACGATGCCATC CCTTCTACGGCGGCGCTGCACGCCGTCACGGCCCGTTTTCTGGCGAACCTCCCCGTCGTCGACCAAGCTTCTTCTTCCGCGCCGGTCCCCGCGCGCCAGCCCAGCACGGAGGCGATGCCGACAGCATCGGAACTGCTCGACGTCCCCAAGTCCAAGGAGTGCCTACTCGACACGCGTCCCGGCTCGGAGGATGCCCTCGTCTACAACTCGCTGCTCGGTGACGGGAGCGCAACCTCTGCACTCGCTCAAG TCTGCAGGAGGGCTTCGGTGTCGGTGCCGGGGATGAGCGAGTCCGAGACGGGGGTTcgaggcttggcggcggcgccAACACCGGCACGTCTGTTGCCGTTCCAGTTCCTCCAGGCGAGGGGATTCCGATATGAGTGGGAGGAGCCGGTGCCGGGGTCGTCGGCGGACCCGCCCTTCACACAGGTGAGGCCGCGCGGCGACGTCGGCGTGATCGGCGACAGGAGGCCACGAAGGGGAGCCGCAGATGTTCTAGGCTTGGATTCTGCCGCGACGACGACCATGGTGTCGCGAGCTCTGGGCGCGCAGCTGGAGCGGGCGCTGCAGCCGCACGGCGCAGTGGTGGGACGAAAGGGGTTCGTGCAACCTGACCGTGACCGCAGGCTCGCCCTCGCCTCCCATGGGTGCCACAGCAGGGCACCCTCGCCGGCAAATAACTTCGTCATGATCTCG CGAGCTGACGTTGATCGCGGCTGGGCGGCACTTCAACAGGCGATCATCGAACGCGACATGCTGATCCGCCAGAACCACGACCTTGCTACGGCTCTCCAGGAAGCGGCCGGGCGTACCCAAGGTCTACAGCAAGAATGTCTGTTGCTCCGCCAAGAGCTGCAACGGCACCAGACGCAGCGCGGCGGCGTGGCCGGCCAGCATGAGTGCTGGGACTGCTTCTCCAGGCcagcggcggtggtggcggttCCTTGCCTTCACAAGTGCCTCTGCCATAGATGCTACGTCAAGCGCCACTCGTGCCCCTTCTGCGGTCTTTGTTGGCTTAATTCTTAG